The uncultured Sphaerochaeta sp. genome includes a window with the following:
- a CDS encoding glycerophosphodiester phosphodiesterase, with product MKVIAHRGFSGVYPENTMLAFDKALEAGCTAIELDVHFSKDGSLVIIHDETLDRTTDAVGFVRDFTLAELQKCNAGTINTFQTIPTLDEYFIWARNHGIYTNIEIKTDRYYYQGIEQATLDLINKHDLKDQCLISSFNHGSVIRMKQLDSSILCAFLVDAKGLGAAGAYCASFGVGYYHPNGVSLTQQAVEECHDHGVKVNVWTVDSLDRMHDMNSWNVDGVITNYCDAVLKLV from the coding sequence ATGAAGGTTATTGCTCATAGAGGATTTAGTGGTGTATATCCTGAGAACACCATGCTTGCATTTGATAAAGCATTGGAAGCTGGGTGTACTGCCATTGAATTGGATGTACATTTCTCAAAAGATGGTTCACTGGTTATCATCCATGATGAAACCCTGGATAGAACTACTGATGCTGTAGGGTTTGTGCGTGACTTCACCCTAGCAGAGCTGCAAAAATGTAATGCTGGAACAATCAATACGTTCCAAACAATTCCAACACTTGATGAGTACTTCATATGGGCAAGAAACCATGGAATATATACCAATATAGAAATTAAGACCGATCGCTACTACTACCAAGGAATTGAGCAAGCTACATTGGATTTAATCAATAAGCATGATTTGAAAGACCAATGCCTTATCAGCTCTTTTAATCATGGTTCAGTAATCAGAATGAAACAACTTGACAGCTCTATACTCTGTGCATTTCTGGTTGATGCAAAAGGTCTTGGAGCAGCTGGCGCTTATTGTGCAAGCTTTGGTGTTGGGTATTATCACCCAAACGGGGTATCCCTTACACAGCAGGCTGTTGAAGAATGTCATGACCATGGAGTTAAGGTAAATGTTTGGACTGTAGATAGCCTTGATCGTATGCACGATATGAATAGTTGGAATGTGGACGGAGTCATTACCAATTATTGTGACGCTGTCTTAAAACTAGTTTAG
- a CDS encoding MBL fold metallo-hydrolase, whose protein sequence is MQRKRNVVIVLLLFMALSLFASHLLVRHPGDFAIYFLDLEVSETAEDKSGDATILISPEGQVMLLDCGHPESAPQVQGALNALGVEEIDIFVASHPHIDHIGAFPAIAASFPIHQMYRSALEYPTNTNQAALMAAEANQIPTTILAEGDSFSFGGSIKVAVFNPPREIVYPKNYPDNSTQFVNNHSLALQFQYGSSTAWFSGDLYMIQERKLTQKYGDAIQSDVAKANHHGGDTSNSLRWIRTLDADIVVAMHDQLDSMTVYNNYKKYGAEYHLTLNDGLVKVVMDDAKHYQVFDTKESWMN, encoded by the coding sequence ATGCAGAGAAAACGTAATGTAGTTATAGTGCTTCTACTTTTCATGGCATTATCTTTGTTTGCTTCCCATTTGCTGGTACGACATCCAGGTGATTTTGCCATCTATTTTCTTGATCTTGAGGTAAGCGAAACAGCCGAGGACAAAAGTGGGGACGCAACCATTCTCATCAGTCCTGAAGGGCAGGTAATGCTCCTCGATTGCGGACACCCTGAGAGTGCCCCACAAGTCCAGGGAGCACTCAACGCATTAGGTGTAGAGGAGATAGATATATTTGTCGCTTCTCATCCACATATTGATCATATTGGCGCATTCCCTGCTATTGCAGCATCATTTCCAATCCACCAGATGTATCGCTCAGCTTTGGAGTATCCAACAAATACGAATCAGGCAGCGCTTATGGCAGCCGAAGCAAATCAAATACCTACGACTATCCTTGCAGAGGGGGATTCATTTTCCTTTGGTGGGTCAATTAAGGTCGCAGTATTCAATCCTCCACGTGAGATAGTGTATCCAAAGAACTATCCTGATAACTCAACGCAATTTGTGAATAATCACTCACTTGCCTTACAGTTTCAGTATGGTAGTTCTACTGCATGGTTCTCTGGTGATTTGTATATGATTCAAGAACGTAAGCTTACCCAGAAGTATGGAGATGCAATCCAAAGTGATGTTGCAAAAGCCAATCATCATGGAGGGGATACTTCAAACAGTCTTCGTTGGATTCGCACCCTTGATGCAGATATTGTTGTGGCAATGCACGACCAGCTAGACAGCATGACGGTTTACAACAACTACAAGAAGTATGGAGCAGAATACCATCTTACGCTGAATGATGGATTGGTGAAAGTCGTTATGGATGATGCCAAGCATTACCAGGTTTTTGATACAAAAGAAAGTTGGATGAATTAA
- the folD gene encoding bifunctional methylenetetrahydrofolate dehydrogenase/methenyltetrahydrofolate cyclohydrolase FolD, giving the protein MQILSGKEVAQNVYDTLTEEAKHFLENYGYAPTLAVVLVGEDPASQSYVAGKKKACLSLGFGHKDYHLPSDTSQEQLLALIHQLNADSSVHGILVQMPLPDGLNPDQVIQAIAVEKDVDGFHPQSVGNLLIGNPGFVSCTPKGVMEILDYYHIETAGKHAVIVGRSNIVGKPMASLLMQKGRDATVTICHSRTKDLPSITRKADILIAAIGRPHFITSDMVKDGVVVIDVGINRIEDASRKRGYRLVGDVDYEHVSPRCNAITPVPGGVGVMTIAMLMKNTMQAAMQFASKEVK; this is encoded by the coding sequence ATGCAGATACTATCAGGAAAAGAAGTAGCGCAAAACGTATATGATACACTCACCGAGGAAGCAAAACATTTCTTGGAGAATTATGGGTATGCACCGACTCTTGCAGTTGTTCTGGTAGGCGAGGACCCAGCGAGTCAAAGCTATGTGGCCGGGAAGAAGAAAGCATGCCTCTCACTCGGTTTTGGCCATAAGGACTATCATCTTCCCTCCGATACTTCGCAGGAGCAGCTCCTTGCACTAATTCATCAATTGAATGCAGATTCTTCTGTACATGGGATCTTGGTACAGATGCCGCTCCCTGATGGACTCAATCCTGATCAGGTGATCCAAGCAATCGCTGTTGAAAAAGACGTAGATGGCTTCCATCCTCAGAGTGTAGGGAACCTCCTGATAGGCAACCCTGGCTTTGTAAGCTGCACACCGAAGGGAGTTATGGAAATACTTGACTATTACCACATAGAGACCGCAGGCAAGCATGCTGTAATCGTGGGGAGAAGCAATATTGTAGGGAAGCCCATGGCAAGCCTCCTGATGCAGAAGGGAAGAGATGCAACGGTGACCATCTGTCATTCAAGAACGAAAGATCTCCCATCTATCACACGCAAAGCAGATATTCTCATTGCTGCAATTGGAAGACCCCACTTTATTACATCCGATATGGTAAAAGATGGGGTAGTGGTCATTGATGTAGGAATTAACAGAATTGAGGACGCCAGTCGTAAGCGTGGCTACCGACTGGTAGGTGATGTCGACTATGAACACGTCTCACCACGCTGCAACGCCATTACTCCGGTTCCCGGTGGGGTTGGGGTAATGACCATTGCCATGCTTATGAAAAATACCATGCAAGCTGCAATGCAGTTTGCAAGCAAGGAAGTGAAATGA